DNA from Streptomyces sp. NBC_01260:
GACCAACGGCACGAGGCTCAACACGGGCGGCCTTACGGGCGGCCGTACGGGCGGCCGAGCAGGCACAGAACCGAGTCCGGGGCAGATCCTGCACTGGAACTTCTTCATAGGCGGACACCTGAGCGCCTCCGTTCCCGTCCGCCTCGTCGAACGTACGACCGCGGGTCAGCTGCTGTGGATGGAGACCGGCACGCCGATGTGGCGGACCGCCCTGCCGCGCGGCACCACGCATCTGCGGGACATCGCCCCGCACGAACGCCCCGCCGACGGGTACCCCGTGGTCCCGGACCGGTGGCCGATGGGCAACGCCCTCTTCTACCAGCCGACCGGCGCGGCCCACTCCGTCCTGTGGCTGTTCGGGCGCAGACAGAAGTTCCGCGGCTGGTACGTCAATCTGGAACGCCGGCTCCATCACGGCGACGACATCGACATCGCGGACCACGAGCTGGACCTCAACGTGGCGCCGAACCGTACCTGGCGATGGAAGGACGAGCAGTCCTTCGCGGAGAAGACCGGCCACCCCGCGTACTGGACCGCCGAGGAAGCGGTCGCCATCCGCTCCGAGGGGGACGCGGTCGCACGGCTCGCCGAGGCCGGAACGTTTCCCTTCGACGGCTCCTGGTGCGATTTCAAGCCACCGTCGGCCTGGACGACACCACCCCGTCCACCCAACCCCCGCCGCTCGCTCCTCTGAACGACGCACACCCCCACCTCGCCATACATGCGCCGATAGGTGCGGTTCAGGCATTTGATGTCGGTCTCGGCCAGGGTGGCGCGATGGCGATCATTGCCCGGCGTCACCCTCCGTGATACACAGAGTAACGATATGTAATTCGCTCACACACCGATTCGATCCGCAGGTCAGGGCGGTCAGACCGGTCAAATGTGCGAGATCCGGGTAAAGAGAGCTGCCAAGTCGTCGTGCGAACGCAGTTTCATCAGCGAAGATAGAGGGTGACTCGTGCCGTGCGGTGCGGGCACCGAACTACCCAGCAAGGGCGGTGACTTAAATGATCCTGGCAGCTGAAAAGGGCGACATCACCACCATCATCGGCGGAATCGCCCCGAACTGGGGGCCGTTCGGGACCTTGGGCAACGAGGCCCGCGTCATGATCGAAGTGGTGATGGCGATCGCCATCCTGCTCTGCCTCGGCATCGCGATCTGGGGAGCGGCGAAACAACGGATCGGCGCGACGGCTCTGCGCGACACGTTCAGCGCGGAGCAGGGCAAGGGGCTGATCGTCGCCGGCCTCACCGGTGTGTTCATCATCGGATCGCTGGGAACCCTGTTCACCATCGTCTACGGGATGGCTGTCTAACCGACCGTCAGCCCGCGTCCTGGGGCACTCCCGCCCCGTCCCCACCATCCGCCCGTCGTGCCCACCGGCAGAGGTTGCGTCTCCCTGATGTCGAGTCACCACACCGCGCCCGCGCGGGAACCAGCACGGCTACCGTCGTACTACGACGCGGTTCAGGCAACGGTTGAGGGGGCGTACGCGGCATGAGTCCCGACGACGACGGCTACGGCAACGACTCCGGCCGTTCGAACGACGGCTACAGCACCCTCGGCGGCACGCGTCAGACCCGCACCCGCCTCCCCGACACCCAGGGCGGCGACGGCTACGGCCCCCGCCGCCCGGCCCGCAACTCCCGCTCGCTCTTCACCGTCCTCGGCGTGGTGGTCCTGCTCCTGGCCGCCATCGCCTTCGCGAACATGGGCGGAGGCGGCGGGGACAACGGCGGCAACGGTGCGCGCGGAAGCGACGCCAAGAAGGCCGGCTCGGCACCGACCGCGGCCACGGGGACGAAGCCGGTGACGGGGAAGAACGGCTCGATTCCCTCGGGGTACGCGCATGACGAGCAGGGGGCGCAGAGCGCGGCGTCCAACTTCGCGGTGGCGCTCGGCTCTGTCGAGATGTTCAAGAAGGACAGCCGGCACGCGATCGTGGATGCCGTTTACACCTCCCAGGCTGCGGCGAAGCTCAGAGGCCCTCAGGACGCCGCCTACTCGCCCGCATTCCTTGCAAAGCTCGGCCTCGACAGTGACGGCAAGGCGCCACAGGGCAGCACATTTGTGTCACGAACAATCCCCGTGGGCACCAAGCTGGACTCCTTCGAAGGCGATACGGCCAAGGTGTCCGTTTGGTACACGGGGTTGATCGGCATGTCCGGTCCGGGTTCCACCGATCCTGTTCGTACCTCCTGGAAGACCTTCACTGTCGAGCTCACGTGGACGGACGAGGGTTGGAGGACCGTCAGCGACTCCCAGAAGGACGGTCCGGCGCCGGTCCCTGGGGATGTAGCGGCTTCCAGTTCAGACGAGATCAGCAAGGCCGTCGAGGAATACGGAGGCTTCACTTATGCCAGGTAGCCCTCGCCTTCGCTCCGTCGTCACTGCTCTGGCTACAGTGCAAACGGCTGTCGTCCTCCTGTCCGCACGCGCTGTTGCCGCGCCCAGCCCGTCCCCCTCGCCGAGTTCAGGAAGCAAGGCCTGCGACCTGCTCATCGGCCCCGCCAAGCAGTACTGCGAAGGCGACGCAGGCACCAGCAAGTCCAACGCCCCCAAAAGCACCGACCCCGCCCTGGACCCCCTCACCTCCCTGGGCCGCGGCTGTGCCGACGCCGCTGCCTGGATCGTCGGCAAGCTCAGCGACGCCGTCAAAAGCACCGCGAACGTCGACTTCACGAACACCCGGTTCCTCCAGCAGTACGCGATCGTCTTCGCCGCCTCCACCGTGCTCACCCTCGTCCTGTGGCTGCTCGCCGTCGCCAAGCGCGCCATCCGCGGCGTGCCGCTCACCACCGCCATCTCCGAGGCCATCGGCTTCCTGTGGCTGACGGTCCTCGCGTCCGCGTTCACGCCGCTGATCCTGTACACGATCGTCTCCGCGACCGACGCCGTCACCGAGGTCATCGCCTCGTCCTCCGGCGGGCAGACAGACGTCTTCTTCGGATCGTTCGCCGAGGCGCTCAAGAAGGACTCCGACATCGGCGGCGGGCCGATCATGCTGATCGTCGTCTCGCTGGTGTCGATCCTCGCCGCGGGCATCCTCTGGCTGGAACTGGTGATCCGGGCCGCCCTGCTCTACGTCGGCGCCCTGCTCGGAACCGCCGTGTACGCGGGGCTCGTCGACAAGAACATGTGGGGACACGTACGCCGCTGGGCAGGCATCATGATCGCGGTGATCATGGTGAAACCGGTCATCGTCATCGTGCTCGGCCTG
Protein-coding regions in this window:
- a CDS encoding DUF402 domain-containing protein → MINRMKAGKRDVATNGTRLNTGGLTGGRTGGRAGTEPSPGQILHWNFFIGGHLSASVPVRLVERTTAGQLLWMETGTPMWRTALPRGTTHLRDIAPHERPADGYPVVPDRWPMGNALFYQPTGAAHSVLWLFGRRQKFRGWYVNLERRLHHGDDIDIADHELDLNVAPNRTWRWKDEQSFAEKTGHPAYWTAEEAVAIRSEGDAVARLAEAGTFPFDGSWCDFKPPSAWTTPPRPPNPRRSLL